A region of the Stieleria neptunia genome:
GTCCTGGAAGACGGCCACATCGTCGAAGTCGGCACGCACGAGCAATTGGTCGACGGCGGAGGCCGCTACCGCGACATGGTTCACCTGCAGATGACCGAACCCGCACGAACGCCCCACCGTCCCGTGTAGCGGTTTCCACCCACGCCCGGTGGTCAAGGCAACCACATCGAAACAATCCGCACGAAACAAATCATCACATCGACGACACGGCATCGCCCAGTTTGACAGGGCGCGAAAAACATTCGGCGCTGCATGGCCAAGTTCGTCTCTACAACGGTGCAGCGATCGCCTACGCTACCGGCTTCACCTGGACGCGGACCTTCCGAAGGCAGCGGCCAGACCGACCAGCCGGAGACGTTGATGGATGCTTGTTCAGAGCACTGGGTGCATGAGTCGAAAGTCGCCTTGCGCGACGCCGATGTCGATTTCTTTCGCGTTTCATCATGGATCTACTGGCGAGACTTTTTGTTCAGCATCGCGTTGGCGTACACCGCGGCGGCTGTCTATCTGACCGCGGAAGCCTGGTCGGTCTACCAAGTCGTCGCGTTTCCGATCGCTGTGTTTTGGCTGTACCGCGCCGGATCACTGGTTCATGAAGTCGCCCATTTGGGCGAACATGAAATGCGTGCGTACAAGGTCGCATGGAATCTGATCGCCGGCGTGATGATGCTGGCCCCTTCGCCGTTCTTTTCGGCACACCACCGCGATCATCATACGCACCGCCTGTACGGAACGAAGCAAGACCCCGAATACATCGTCAATTGTTTCCGACGCGGCAACTGGACCAGCATGTTCGGCTACGCGCTGCTGGTATTGGTGTTTCCAATCATCGTGACCGTGCGGTTCATCATCACACCGCTTACGTTCTTGCATCCCAAGCTACGGACGTTTGTATTGACCCGTTGCTCATCGCTGATGATGAATCCTTACTACGTGCGACGGGTTTCCAAGGCCGATCGGCGCCGCATCACGGCGGTCGAGATACTCACGTGCATCCGCGCCACGTTGATTCCGGCGCTCGTGTTGTTGGGCATCCATCAATGGACGCGGATTCCGATGCTCTACTCGCTCGGCATCAGCGTCCTGTTGCTCAATCAACTACGCTTGCTCGCCGATCATCATTTCGAAAGCGACGGAACGAAGATGACGCCGTCGGATCACATGCACGATTCCTGCAATTTCACCGGCCGCGATTTCTTCACGTGGCTGCTGTATCCGTTTTCGATTCGCTTTCACGCGCTGCATCATCTGTTTCCGTCGCTGCCGTATCACAATTTGCGAGCGGCGGATCAGTACCTGATGCAAACCCTGCCAGCCGACTCGCCCTACCGCGATTTGCAACAGTCCAGCTGGTTCGCGGTCGCCCGAAAGACCCTCGCACGAAAGCCGCAACCGTCGCCAATTTGACAGTGAACGGCGGGCGTTTCCGCAGTACGACGGCCCTTCCGGGCCGTCGTCTGTTGGACTCTGCGCGACGACCTGGAAAGGACGTCGTACAACGATCTGCGGGTTCCCGCTGCTATCGGTGCGATTGATTCGAACACTACCTCTGATAGATCGGCAGGTAGCCGTAATCCAACTGCAGCATGATCAGATTACACGCGGTCACATAGACCGGATGGATCTGGCCTTCCCAGTTCCCGTCGGGACGTTGCTGGCTGGTGATGCGTTCGTACAACTTGGTGCGAAACGGTTGCCACAATTCATCGCCCTGACGGTAGACCACTTGGCTGTAATACAGGTACGTGTAATGCCAGTGGCCGAACGCGCGGGCACCGTCGCTGATGCCGTGCAGTTCCTTCTTGGTGTACTCGAGCATTTCCGGGACATGCTCGCTGTCGTAATCGCCGGCGTTGTAGAGTGCCGCCAGGGCGGCGGCGGTGATCGCCGGTCGGCTGTTGCCGCGCTGACGGCTGC
Encoded here:
- a CDS encoding fatty acid desaturase family protein; translated protein: MDACSEHWVHESKVALRDADVDFFRVSSWIYWRDFLFSIALAYTAAAVYLTAEAWSVYQVVAFPIAVFWLYRAGSLVHEVAHLGEHEMRAYKVAWNLIAGVMMLAPSPFFSAHHRDHHTHRLYGTKQDPEYIVNCFRRGNWTSMFGYALLVLVFPIIVTVRFIITPLTFLHPKLRTFVLTRCSSLMMNPYYVRRVSKADRRRITAVEILTCIRATLIPALVLLGIHQWTRIPMLYSLGISVLLLNQLRLLADHHFESDGTKMTPSDHMHDSCNFTGRDFFTWLLYPFSIRFHALHHLFPSLPYHNLRAADQYLMQTLPADSPYRDLQQSSWFAVARKTLARKPQPSPI